ctctctctctctgtctctgtctctcactctctctctttctccctctgcctttctgtctgtctctctcggtctctctcttccatactggctctctctctctgtctctctctctctgtctctctctctctgtctctctctctgtctctatctctctctatctctctctctctgtttctctctgtctctgtctctctctctgtttctctctgtctctgtctctctctctgtctctctctctgtctctctctgtttctctctctctccccccccctctggcgatctctccctccctctctccctctggctgtctctccctatctttccctctctctgtctgcctccttctctctatctgtctccttctctgtgtgtctgtctgtggctctctctctctctgtctgtctctgtctctctctctctacctctctctcactctctctacctctctctcactctctctacctctctctcactctccctctctctcactctccctctctctgtctctcactctctctgtctccctcgttctctctctccctctctctgtctctctccttcttcctctctccctgtccctctctgtctctctctctgtctgtctctctctctctttctctctgtccctctctctctgtccctctctctctctgtccctctctctctccctctctctgtctctctcccgctctctgtccctctctctccctctctgtgtgtctctctctccctctctgtccccctcattctctctgtccctctctgtctctgttacctttctctctcccactctgtctctctctcactctccctctctctctcattgtccctctctctctctccctctgtctttatgtctctccctctgtctttatgtctccctctctctgtctttatctctctatctgtcttggtctttctctcagtctttctctctgtctctctctgtctctgtctctgtctctctctgtctctgtctctctctgtctctgtctctgtctctctctctctctgtctctctctctctgtctctcgctgtctatctctctgtctgcctctctctccctctgtctctctgtctccctctctctgtctctctgtctcccttgctctctctttctctgtccctctctctccctctctctgtttgtctccctctttctgtctctctttccctctctgtctccctctctctctctctcccccgctctctctctctccctcagtatctctccctctgtctctctgtccctctcactctctttcccgctctctgtctctctccttctctctgtctgtctgtctctctctctgtctccctcttcctctccctgtctgtctccctctctctaatctctctctcccccacttaatctgcctctcccactctgtctccctctctctctctcgccctctctgtctccctcactctgtctccctcactctgtctgtctccccctctctgtctccccctctctgtctccccctctctgtctccccctctctgtctccccctctctgtctccccctctctgtctccccctctctgtctccccctctctgtctccccctctctgtctccccctctctgtctccccctctctgtctccccctctctctctctctgtctctctctctctgtctctctctgtctcactcgctctatctctctctctgtctccccctctctgtctccccctctctgtctccccctctctgtctccccctctctgtctccccctctctgtctccccctctctgtctccccctctctgtctctctctctgtctctctctctctgtctctctctctctgtctctctctctctgtctctctctctgtctcactcgctctatctctctctctctctctctctgtctctgtctgtctcactcgctctatctctctctccctctctctgtgtctccctccctttctctgtgtctccctccctccctctgtctgcctccttctttctgtctgtctccctctctgtgtgtctctctctctgtctctggctctccctctctctgtctgtctgtctctctctctctacctctctctctcgctcactctccctctctctgtctctcactccctctatttgtctccctcattctctctctctctctgtctctatccctctttctgtctgtctgtctctctctctctgtccctctctccgtctctctcactccctgtccctctatctccctctctgtgtccctctctctccctcattctctctgtccctctctgtctctgttccctctctctctcccactctgtctgtctctttgtccctctctcccactctgtcccgctcccactctgtctgtctgtctgtctctctctctctctcatattgtccctctctctcgctccctctgtctttatgtctctctctctctgtctttatagaacatagaacagtacagcacagtacaggcccttcggcccatgatgttgtgctgaacctttaacctactctaagatcaaactaactacctacccttcattctactatcatccatgtacctatccaagagtcgcttaaatgtccctaatgtatctgtctctctctgtctccctctctctctgtctctctctctccctccctgcctctgtctctctccctgcctctgtctctctccctgcctctgtctctctccctgcctctgtctctctccctgcctctgtctctctccctgcctctgtctctctccctgcctctgtctctctccctccctctgtctctctccctctctctgtccccctcgctctctgtccccctcgctctctgtccccctcgctctctgtccccctcgctctctgtctccctctctctgtctccctctctctgtctccctctctctgtctccctctctctgtctccctctctctgtctccctctctctgtctccctctctctgtctccctctctctgtctccctctctctgtctccctctctctgtctccctctctctgtctccctctctctgtctccctctctctgtctccctctctctgtcttcctctctctgtcttcctctctctgtctccctctctctgtcttcctctctctgtcttcctctctctgtcttcctctctctgtctttctctctctgtctttctctctctctctctctctgtctctgtctctgtctctctctgtctctctctgtctctctacctctctctgtctgtctctgtctctctacctctctctgtctctctgtctgtctctctgtctgtctctctgtctgtctctctgtctgtctctctgtctctctctctctctgtccctctctttccgtctttctgtctccctctctctctctttctgtctccctctctctctctttctgtctccctctctctctctttctgtctccctctccctctctctctctctctctctattcactgtTTTCTCTTCTCTGCTTAACACCAGGTGCCTTTCGGAGAGGTGAAGTCTGTGCGGGACTGGCTGGGGGTGAGCGGGACCGTGGGGAGGCCCACGGTGGAGCACCCCAAGCGGCCTGTGCTGGGCCTGGACTGCCCTAGGACGGAGGTGAGCGGGGCCCGCTTCTGGGGGCTCCTGCGCCGGCTGTGCGGGGACGGGGGCCCCGCGGCCTTCTTCGGCGGCTGCTTCGTCCACAACCTCTGCCCGCTGGCCTTCCTGGACGTGGGCGGCCGCAACCTGACCCCCGCTGACCTCCCGCCAGCCCAGCGCCAGGACGTGCTGGCCACCTGCGACGACTCCCTCCGGCGGGCCGTGCGGCTGCTGGGGGTGGGGATGGTGATTGGGGTGGGAAAGCTGGCGGAGGGGAGGGCCAGGAGGGTGCTAGCGGAGGGGGACACGGCCCGGGTGCGGGTGGTGGGCATCCCCCACCCTTCCCCGCGCAACCCGCAAGCCAACAGGGGCTGGGAGGAGGCCGCGACTGCTCGGCTGCAGGAGCTGGGCGTCACGAGTCTGCTGGCGTCCACTCCCGGCGTCTGAACCCCCAACTcctcctccccttccactccccccaCACCGCCGTGGGCGCGGGGcacaggaggtgggggggggtggggggccgcgATTCCGATACGCTGACGCCTTAAATATCAAATAGCCGTTGTGGTAGCCCGGAGCTTGAACGTTGCTGAAAACGAAGACATTTTGTCGGAGCTTTTCGTCTTGCGCTCATCGGGACAGCCCGCAAGAATGCCAACGCACGGGAAAGCCACAGTTTTATGCTGTgtgagaagggagtgctgattggttggcgacagagtccacttgccaaccaatcggcGCTCTCTTCCCACGCAGCGTAAAACTGTTGCCTTCCCGCGCGTTGGTATTCTTGCGGGCTGTCCCGATGAGCGCAAGAGGAAAAGCTCCGACAAAGTGCCTCTGCTTTCAGCAGTACCTTAAATATCGTTGAatggatggaggccattcggcccatcccgaCCCTCCCGccaccggaaacagtttctccctccctctctacttctATCAAAGCCCCCGTCGCTGTCTATCCTTTGATCTACTACACTACAATCAGCGATAAAGCTGAACCGTGATTAAGctaatatttttttttttagaataagcTGTGCACAGTTGTGCTAAAATATCGTCGCGGACTACGCGTCGAGATTATGTTTCCACTTGTTGAGGGGGTTGTGGGGGAGTGGCGGGGTGGCGGGGTGGTGGTGCGgatggagagaccagaactaaggggggagggggagccatCGATATGACAGTCACGACTAAATCCAACGGGGGGGTATTCATGAGAAACGTCTTCTCagccctctgggggtagagaattcccaagattcacaaaccCTCccgagcgaa
The sequence above is drawn from the Heterodontus francisci isolate sHetFra1 chromosome X, sHetFra1.hap1, whole genome shotgun sequence genome and encodes:
- the smug1 gene encoding single-strand-selective monofunctional uracil-DNA glycosylase 1, which codes for MESRATPPPWAAQGDGCPPQGEGLADAFLRLELELNARLRELPFAPPVCYVYSPLEYAWEPHRAYVEMYCQAPKEVLFLGMNPGPFGMVQTGVPFGEVKSVRDWLGVSGTVGRPTVEHPKRPVLGLDCPRTEVSGARFWGLLRRLCGDGGPAAFFGGCFVHNLCPLAFLDVGGRNLTPADLPPAQRQDVLATCDDSLRRAVRLLGVGMVIGVGKLAEGRARRVLAEGDTARVRVVGIPHPSPRNPQANRGWEEAATARLQELGVTSLLASTPGV